From Barnesiella propionica, one genomic window encodes:
- a CDS encoding sugar transferase, protein MINRKQQQIKYVVGDFIASNVTWFLFNLLRYYFVAFVNFKSLQVYLSSWRVIEGQIFFPVLMMAIYYFSGYYNQPFFKSRLQEFFTSLSSTVICAILIFFIALINDVMPFRKDNYELILGLIGIQFTCIYISRAWITSYATKKIHKRIWQFNTLVIGAGKSAVKFYNELEQMKKSMGYNIVGFVQLPKEKTQTLPRPVYSLENISEIIEEMNIKELIIVPDSYNRQQLHFIINRLYPLDLPIKLRLNDFELISSRVKLTNIYGTPLVDMTSCVASDSYKNIKRGLDILLSCIALVLIAPVMAILAIYIKKDSKGPVFYRQERIGYRHKPFILYKLRTMRQDAETEGPALSSENDTRITRIGHILRKYRFDELPQFWNVLKGDMSIVGPRPEREFFIRKIMEKAPYYTLLYQIRPGITSWGMVKFGYARNIDEMIKRLKFDILYLENMSMLVDMKIIIYTIKTVITGKGI, encoded by the coding sequence TTGATAAACAGAAAACAACAACAAATAAAATATGTCGTTGGGGATTTCATAGCCTCCAACGTAACTTGGTTTTTATTTAATCTGTTGAGATATTATTTTGTAGCATTTGTCAATTTCAAATCTTTACAAGTTTATTTATCTTCCTGGCGCGTTATAGAAGGACAGATATTTTTTCCTGTACTGATGATGGCTATTTATTATTTTTCCGGCTATTATAACCAGCCCTTTTTCAAATCCCGCCTTCAGGAATTTTTCACATCTCTTTCTTCTACCGTCATTTGTGCCATTCTTATATTTTTCATCGCTCTTATCAATGACGTAATGCCATTCCGCAAGGATAATTACGAACTCATATTGGGACTTATCGGAATTCAGTTCACTTGTATCTACATATCAAGAGCCTGGATAACATCTTATGCCACAAAAAAAATTCATAAACGAATATGGCAATTCAACACATTGGTCATCGGAGCAGGAAAATCGGCTGTCAAGTTTTATAACGAACTGGAGCAAATGAAAAAATCCATGGGATACAACATTGTCGGGTTCGTACAGCTTCCCAAGGAAAAAACACAAACATTACCCCGTCCTGTCTATTCCCTGGAAAACATAAGCGAAATTATTGAAGAAATGAACATCAAGGAGCTTATTATTGTCCCCGACAGTTATAACCGTCAACAACTGCACTTCATTATAAACCGTCTATATCCTCTTGATCTTCCTATAAAATTGAGATTGAACGATTTCGAGCTTATTTCTTCGCGGGTAAAACTTACGAATATATACGGAACCCCCCTGGTAGATATGACAAGCTGCGTAGCTTCCGATTCGTATAAGAATATAAAAAGGGGACTGGACATTTTATTGTCTTGTATAGCTCTTGTTTTGATTGCTCCTGTCATGGCAATTCTCGCCATATATATAAAAAAGGATTCCAAAGGTCCTGTATTTTACCGTCAGGAGAGGATAGGCTACAGACATAAACCTTTTATCCTGTATAAATTACGAACGATGAGACAGGATGCCGAAACGGAAGGACCGGCTCTTTCGAGCGAAAACGACACACGTATTACCCGTATAGGACATATTCTACGCAAATACCGGTTTGACGAACTACCTCAGTTCTGGAATGTATTAAAAGGAGATATGTCCATCGTCGGTCCCCGCCCCGAACGGGAGTTTTTTATCCGGAAAATCATGGAGAAAGCTCCGTATTATACTTTATTATACCAGATAAGACCGGGTATTACTTCCTGGGGAATGGTCAAGTTCGGCTACGCCCGCAATATAGATGAAATGATAAAACGACTCAAATTCGATATATTATATTTAGAGAACATGTCCATGCTGGTAGATATGAAAATAATTATCTACACCATTAAGACAGTGATTACAGGAAAAGGGATCTGA
- a CDS encoding patatin-like phospholipase family protein, translated as MEEQSSTALTGIKPYHLGLALSGGGAKGFAHVGALKAMEELGIRPDLISGVSAGSLIGALYADGYSPDEMLDLFSKLSFSDLAELTIPRAGFFKIDRFRNFLGKNLRTKRLEDLSIPLVVSATDLDNGKLVSFTSGEIVERICASCSIPILFSPVNIEGVNYVDGGVLRNLPVTPVRQSCDIIIGVNVSPLVARTYKQSILGIAQRSYSFISKGNTFMDMRLCDVLVQVKEASEYNIFDLEDLREIANAGYQRTMTVLSFNTNRKKMELTI; from the coding sequence ATGGAAGAGCAAAGCAGTACTGCATTGACCGGAATAAAGCCTTATCACCTGGGGTTGGCTCTCAGCGGAGGAGGAGCGAAGGGCTTTGCCCATGTGGGAGCTTTGAAAGCGATGGAAGAACTGGGCATTCGTCCCGACCTTATTTCCGGAGTAAGTGCCGGCTCATTAATCGGGGCATTATATGCCGATGGCTATTCTCCCGACGAGATGCTCGATTTGTTTTCAAAATTAAGTTTTTCCGATCTGGCCGAACTGACTATTCCACGGGCCGGCTTTTTTAAAATAGACCGTTTCCGTAATTTTTTGGGAAAAAATCTGAGAACAAAACGGCTGGAAGACTTATCCATTCCTCTTGTCGTTTCTGCTACCGATCTCGATAACGGTAAACTGGTATCTTTTACTTCGGGCGAGATCGTTGAAAGAATATGCGCATCCTGTAGTATCCCTATTCTTTTCAGTCCTGTAAATATTGAAGGCGTGAATTATGTAGATGGGGGCGTTTTGCGTAATCTGCCGGTAACCCCTGTGCGTCAGAGTTGCGATATCATCATAGGTGTAAATGTAAGTCCTTTGGTGGCCAGGACCTATAAACAAAGTATATTAGGAATTGCGCAACGTTCTTATAGTTTTATATCTAAAGGAAATACGTTTATGGATATGAGATTGTGCGATGTGCTTGTACAAGTGAAGGAAGCTTCCGAATATAATATATTTGATCTGGAAGATTTGAGAGAAATAGCCAATGCCGGTTATCAGAGAACGATGACTGTTCTTTCATTCAACACTAACAGGAAAAAAATGGAATTGACGATATGA
- a CDS encoding T9SS type A sorting domain-containing protein — MKLRKLLIACVGMSMAFAASAAGNVPEFSQARVYINPGHGGWTANDRPMATINYAQMDTMGFFETNTDLTKGLTLRNVLQKAGVGFIKMSRTKNGYVSEGDKNKTPNDQIETAPSNDGNQQVVTLSVICQDVESNNMDYFISIHSNAASEGSVTNYPLLLYRGTDDASGNGLVNAKAMAQDAWKYVAKNGVTYHSAYTAATSNNSRGDITFYGSSSTNGLGYTGYLGVLKHGCDGFLSEGCFHTYQPERQRLLNKDYCRQEGVRYSRAIRAWFGDNSETKGYIMGTVKDKNNTLEHNLYNYKPNTVDAYNPLNNVTVVLQDKDGNKVGEYTTDKEYNGLFVFSDLTPGTYKLVYDIPGFWPETEEIEVVANETAFTNKRLTDTSHEKPSEEEIIPEVEDYPHPVQDGDIAAASSYKFMKESNLESIEALKDLKIRRAILRDGKYYVLAVDAEKAPKLLVIDPVTGSLVKEMSTAGIKTEGFNGKKYPYVLSDIAFTMDGVLLGTNSTVIGRENNGYQTGDFYMYKWQAAEGGALEDATPEVLLTLPTNTSESLAAAGNNYSNFIANTIAISGTSKEFKFYFDSHAGDAWNTDYGVKYVCWIVKDGKVSATQHNATIYEENQFGEDAQMTLSPLAIDRIIVDGSAIAPKEFGISWETNDAVEYGSFSGDIPVESYGSNYFRYADKIYMSAPVCEKQGETYSYKSYLFDVTGGLDKAENIGVTDAVITGVASPSYMTGAGVVDNADINMYLLAGGQFVKYTTKGVEQDPSPARIFAYNLKSEMNGNNYNVTFELNEDATSVDLILTGAASGEVVKTINLGAKSKGLNDVTVASSDIPANATCNWSIRATAGNVTRLTKLSDDKAIYKYDAPNGVAIDKSPESKYFGRVYVTNTTGATTTGLYVLEPNQSEVSSVHNGGISWTGVSGEGPRKVAVAEDGRVFLCDASASNAGIYVMNPEDFTMSPLFEGATNEAGVLSIGGTYVGGQTVAIGVRGSGENTQLYAIDKNAPGSSAWKKFTNTYNIGTSSKWTAAPTSSKAASSYVGNDNASIVPVSTGFWAAQYRGAGSGNNSGTPSMFYYSDRYSDAVFNSAETNLIESSQNGGLAVNEKESLVAVSDNNGLSVFTYKMNAEGMPVVTKKFHTVLEGPSAGYDDFEFDYAGNLYAISKSGKALSVWAMPTENNVCTTPAPKTMTMSGTSGVEASEVPAARMYPNPVTDILKVEAAEIINTVDVYNLAGALVAKKANVNAMSTTIDLNDLVRGIYFVKVNNGNAVKVIKK, encoded by the coding sequence ATGAAACTAAGAAAACTACTGATAGCCTGCGTAGGAATGTCGATGGCATTTGCAGCCAGTGCGGCAGGTAATGTTCCTGAATTTTCCCAGGCACGCGTATATATAAATCCCGGTCATGGCGGATGGACTGCAAATGACCGTCCGATGGCAACAATAAACTACGCCCAGATGGATACAATGGGCTTTTTCGAAACGAATACCGACCTTACGAAAGGTTTGACTTTGCGGAATGTATTGCAGAAAGCCGGAGTCGGTTTTATAAAAATGTCCCGTACGAAGAACGGTTATGTATCGGAAGGGGATAAGAATAAAACTCCAAACGATCAGATAGAGACAGCTCCGAGTAATGACGGAAACCAGCAAGTGGTAACACTGTCGGTTATCTGCCAGGATGTGGAGTCGAATAATATGGACTATTTTATTTCTATCCATAGTAATGCAGCCAGTGAAGGTTCGGTTACCAATTATCCTCTGTTATTATACCGGGGAACCGATGATGCCTCAGGTAACGGTCTTGTTAATGCAAAAGCTATGGCACAGGACGCCTGGAAGTATGTGGCTAAGAATGGTGTGACTTACCATTCCGCTTATACTGCCGCTACATCCAATAACAGCCGTGGGGATATTACGTTTTACGGAAGTTCTTCGACCAATGGATTGGGGTATACCGGTTATCTGGGTGTATTGAAACACGGGTGCGACGGTTTTCTGAGCGAAGGCTGTTTTCACACCTATCAGCCCGAGCGTCAGCGTTTGCTGAACAAAGATTACTGTCGTCAGGAAGGCGTAAGATATTCACGTGCCATCCGCGCCTGGTTCGGTGATAACAGCGAAACCAAAGGTTATATCATGGGTACCGTAAAAGATAAAAATAATACGCTGGAACATAATTTGTATAATTACAAACCGAATACGGTCGATGCATATAATCCTTTGAATAACGTAACGGTCGTGCTGCAGGATAAAGACGGGAATAAAGTCGGAGAATATACGACGGATAAGGAATATAACGGTTTGTTCGTATTTTCCGATCTGACTCCGGGTACCTATAAACTCGTGTATGACATACCAGGTTTCTGGCCCGAAACAGAAGAAATAGAAGTTGTGGCTAACGAAACGGCTTTCACTAATAAGAGATTGACCGATACTTCTCATGAGAAACCGTCGGAAGAAGAAATTATACCCGAAGTTGAGGACTATCCCCATCCCGTACAAGATGGTGATATTGCCGCTGCAAGCTCTTATAAATTCATGAAAGAAAGCAATCTGGAATCGATTGAAGCTTTGAAGGATCTGAAAATTCGCCGGGCTATTCTTCGTGACGGTAAATATTATGTATTGGCCGTAGACGCTGAAAAAGCTCCTAAACTTCTCGTTATCGATCCTGTTACCGGGTCTCTTGTCAAAGAAATGAGTACTGCAGGTATCAAGACCGAAGGATTTAACGGAAAGAAATATCCTTATGTTCTGTCGGATATCGCTTTCACCATGGACGGTGTTTTACTGGGAACCAATTCAACGGTAATCGGTAGAGAAAACAACGGCTATCAGACGGGTGACTTCTACATGTATAAATGGCAAGCTGCCGAAGGCGGAGCATTAGAAGACGCTACTCCTGAAGTATTGCTGACATTGCCGACCAATACTTCTGAGAGCCTGGCCGCAGCAGGAAATAACTATTCCAATTTTATCGCCAATACTATCGCTATTAGCGGTACCAGCAAAGAGTTTAAATTCTATTTTGACTCTCATGCCGGAGATGCTTGGAATACCGATTACGGTGTCAAATATGTATGTTGGATCGTAAAAGACGGAAAAGTTTCGGCTACCCAGCATAATGCTACGATATATGAGGAAAATCAATTCGGTGAAGATGCACAAATGACATTGTCTCCGTTGGCTATAGACCGTATCATAGTAGACGGATCAGCCATCGCACCGAAAGAATTCGGAATATCTTGGGAAACGAACGATGCTGTAGAATACGGAAGCTTTTCGGGTGATATACCAGTGGAATCTTACGGTTCCAATTATTTCCGTTATGCCGACAAGATATATATGAGTGCACCTGTATGCGAAAAACAAGGGGAAACTTATTCCTATAAATCATATTTGTTTGACGTGACCGGTGGTCTTGACAAGGCAGAAAACATTGGTGTAACAGATGCTGTGATAACCGGAGTAGCTTCTCCTTCTTATATGACCGGCGCTGGTGTTGTTGATAATGCCGATATCAATATGTATTTACTGGCCGGCGGACAATTTGTAAAATATACGACAAAAGGCGTGGAACAAGATCCCTCTCCGGCTCGTATCTTTGCTTATAATTTAAAATCTGAAATGAACGGTAACAATTACAATGTTACTTTCGAGTTGAATGAAGATGCTACATCTGTTGATTTGATCTTGACTGGCGCTGCTTCCGGAGAAGTTGTAAAAACTATAAATCTGGGAGCAAAATCCAAAGGTCTTAACGATGTTACGGTAGCATCATCGGATATTCCTGCCAATGCGACTTGCAACTGGAGTATTCGCGCTACTGCCGGAAATGTGACCCGTCTTACCAAGTTGTCGGACGATAAAGCCATTTACAAATATGACGCTCCTAATGGAGTAGCTATCGACAAATCACCGGAAAGTAAATATTTCGGTCGCGTATATGTAACAAATACTACAGGCGCTACGACAACAGGTCTTTATGTTCTGGAACCCAACCAGAGTGAAGTATCGTCAGTTCATAATGGTGGCATATCCTGGACCGGAGTTTCGGGTGAAGGTCCTCGTAAAGTTGCTGTCGCTGAGGACGGACGTGTGTTCTTGTGTGATGCAAGCGCTTCCAATGCCGGTATTTATGTGATGAATCCGGAAGACTTTACCATGTCTCCTCTCTTTGAAGGAGCAACTAATGAAGCAGGAGTTCTTTCAATCGGCGGTACATATGTCGGCGGTCAGACTGTTGCCATAGGAGTAAGAGGATCCGGTGAAAATACCCAGTTATACGCAATTGACAAAAATGCTCCGGGATCGTCTGCTTGGAAGAAATTTACCAACACTTATAATATCGGAACTTCTTCTAAATGGACAGCAGCTCCTACTTCTTCCAAAGCTGCCAGCAGCTATGTAGGAAACGACAATGCAAGTATAGTTCCGGTATCGACCGGTTTCTGGGCGGCTCAGTATCGTGGCGCAGGTTCTGGTAACAACTCGGGAACGCCTTCCATGTTCTATTACAGTGACAGATATTCCGATGCTGTATTTAATTCCGCAGAAACAAACCTGATAGAATCTTCTCAGAACGGAGGTTTGGCTGTAAATGAAAAAGAATCGTTAGTAGCAGTCAGTGATAATAATGGGCTTTCTGTATTCACTTATAAGATGAATGCTGAAGGTATGCCGGTTGTAACGAAGAAGTTCCATACTGTTCTTGAAGGTCCGAGTGCCGGTTACGATGACTTCGAATTTGACTATGCCGGAAACTTATATGCAATATCCAAATCCGGTAAAGCACTATCTGTATGGGCAATGCCTACTGAGAATAATGTTTGTACCACTCCTGCTCCCAAAACTATGACTATGAGCGGAACAAGTGGAGTGGAAGCTTCTGAAGTTCCTGCTGCACGCATGTATCCTAACCCTGTTACTGATATATTGAAAGTGGAGGCTGCAGAAATTATCAATACGGTAGATGTATATAACCTGGCGGGTGCTTTGGTTGCTAAGAAAGCAAATGTGAACGCTATGTCCACTACCATAGACCTGAATGACCTTGTAAGAGGCATTTACTTTGTGAAAGTTAATAACGGCAATGCTGTCAAAGTAATTAAGAAATAA
- a CDS encoding ribose-phosphate pyrophosphokinase, with protein sequence MSQTPPFKVFSGTNSRYLAEKICKSLGCELGNMNIQHFADGEFSVSFEESIRGCQVYLVQSTFPNSDNLMELLLMVDAAKRASAKSIIAVIPYFGWARQDRKDKPRVSIGAKLIADLLSVAGISRLITMDLHADQIQGFFNVPVDHLYASSVFIPYIRSLNLENMVIATPDVGGSKRASTYAKHFGVPLVLCHKQRAKANVVESMTVIGDVEGKNVILIDDMVDTAGTITKAADLMKNKGALSVRAIASHAVMSCPATERVTESSMEEMIFTDSIPYCKECDKVHVITIADMFADTIRRVYENQSISSQYIL encoded by the coding sequence ATGAGTCAAACACCTCCCTTTAAGGTCTTTTCCGGTACTAATTCACGGTATTTGGCGGAAAAAATATGTAAGAGCTTAGGTTGTGAACTGGGTAATATGAATATCCAGCATTTTGCCGACGGCGAGTTCTCCGTTTCGTTTGAAGAATCAATAAGAGGTTGCCAGGTTTATCTGGTGCAGTCTACTTTCCCGAATTCCGATAACCTTATGGAATTGTTACTGATGGTGGATGCGGCTAAACGTGCTTCTGCGAAATCGATTATTGCCGTAATTCCGTATTTCGGATGGGCACGTCAGGATCGTAAAGACAAACCTCGTGTTTCCATCGGAGCCAAGTTGATTGCCGACCTGTTAAGTGTTGCTGGTATCAGCCGGCTTATTACTATGGATTTGCATGCCGATCAGATTCAGGGATTTTTCAATGTCCCTGTGGACCATTTGTATGCTTCTTCTGTATTTATCCCTTATATCAGATCTTTAAATCTGGAGAATATGGTTATCGCTACTCCCGATGTGGGAGGATCTAAACGTGCCAGCACGTATGCGAAGCATTTCGGTGTTCCTCTTGTGTTGTGCCATAAACAACGTGCTAAGGCAAATGTGGTGGAAAGTATGACTGTGATAGGAGATGTAGAGGGTAAAAATGTAATACTCATTGATGATATGGTAGATACGGCCGGAACTATAACCAAAGCCGCAGATCTGATGAAAAATAAAGGAGCCCTTTCTGTGAGGGCTATAGCCAGTCATGCGGTTATGAGTTGCCCGGCTACCGAACGCGTAACGGAATCTTCTATGGAAGAAATGATATTTACCGATAGTATTCCTTATTGTAAAGAGTGCGATAAAGTGCATGTAATTACGATTGCCGATATGTTTGCCGATACAATTCGCCGCGTTTACGAGAACCAATCTATCAGTTCTCAATATATTCTTTAA
- a CDS encoding alpha-amylase family glycosyl hydrolase, with protein MKKKMIIYQMFTRLFGNTTENVIPDGDLSGNGVGKLNDITAEALKSIRSLGSTHVWFTGVIEHATATDYSLYGIDKDNPYIVKGKAGSPYAIKDYYDIDPDLAVNVPGRMKEFEALVQRTHQQGLGVIIDFVPNHVARHYVSDAKPAGVKDLGEDDDTSVHFSSRNNFYYIPRQELVPQFYVGEGKNAYHEYPAKATGNDCFGAYPCKNDWYETVKLNYGVDYMHGRHRVFDPIPDTWIKMLDILLFWSGKGVDAFRCDMAEMVPVQFWGWAIPKVKKQYPGILFIAEIYNQGEYRNYIHNGKFDYLYDKVGLYDTLKAVLCHNASASLLTQCWQSVDGINHSMLNFLENHDEQRFASPFFAGDAGKVLPALVVSAMISVCPFMMYFGQELGERGMDAEGFSGEDGRTTIFDYWTVPTIARWNNKGKFNSAKLTAGEKKLRKLYQKVLLLCNKEDAISEGSFFDLMYVNYDNPDFNAHRQFAFLRRGKKTLLVIVVNFSSRPVSVKVNIPAHAFSVMALQEGIFKCEELLSGDEDTKKIYPDMPFETRVDAYGAVVWKAVQKNIGVEIKK; from the coding sequence ATGAAAAAAAAAATGATTATATATCAGATGTTTACCCGTTTGTTCGGAAATACGACCGAAAATGTAATACCTGATGGTGATTTGTCCGGGAACGGGGTTGGTAAACTGAATGATATTACAGCAGAAGCGTTAAAGAGTATCCGTTCTTTAGGCTCTACACATGTGTGGTTTACAGGAGTCATAGAACATGCGACGGCTACCGATTATTCTTTATATGGTATAGATAAGGACAATCCTTATATTGTTAAAGGCAAAGCGGGTTCGCCTTATGCCATAAAAGATTATTATGATATAGATCCTGATCTGGCGGTAAATGTTCCTGGTCGCATGAAGGAATTCGAAGCTTTAGTACAGCGTACTCATCAACAGGGACTGGGAGTTATAATTGATTTTGTACCCAACCACGTAGCCCGGCATTATGTTTCGGATGCTAAACCGGCCGGTGTGAAAGATCTCGGAGAGGATGACGATACATCGGTACATTTTTCTTCCCGTAATAATTTTTACTATATACCCCGTCAGGAACTGGTTCCCCAGTTCTATGTAGGAGAGGGAAAGAATGCATATCATGAATATCCTGCCAAAGCCACGGGAAACGACTGCTTCGGAGCGTATCCATGCAAAAATGACTGGTATGAGACGGTAAAACTCAATTACGGTGTGGATTATATGCATGGGCGTCACCGTGTTTTTGACCCGATACCCGATACATGGATAAAAATGTTGGATATTCTTCTATTCTGGTCAGGAAAAGGAGTAGATGCTTTTCGTTGTGATATGGCAGAGATGGTTCCCGTTCAGTTTTGGGGATGGGCGATCCCGAAAGTTAAAAAGCAATATCCCGGTATCCTGTTTATTGCAGAGATATATAATCAAGGAGAATACAGGAATTATATACATAATGGAAAATTCGATTATTTATACGATAAAGTAGGGCTGTACGATACACTTAAAGCCGTACTTTGTCACAATGCCTCGGCTTCTTTGTTGACACAATGCTGGCAATCGGTGGACGGAATAAACCATAGCATGCTGAATTTTCTTGAAAATCACGATGAACAACGCTTTGCATCTCCTTTTTTTGCGGGCGATGCAGGAAAAGTTCTTCCGGCTTTGGTTGTGTCTGCGATGATAAGCGTATGCCCGTTCATGATGTATTTCGGACAAGAACTGGGAGAGCGCGGGATGGATGCTGAAGGATTCAGTGGTGAAGACGGCCGTACTACCATATTCGATTATTGGACCGTACCTACGATAGCCCGATGGAATAATAAAGGAAAATTCAATTCGGCTAAGCTGACGGCCGGAGAAAAAAAACTGAGAAAGCTGTATCAGAAAGTTCTTCTTTTGTGCAATAAAGAAGATGCGATATCGGAAGGTTCCTTTTTCGATCTTATGTACGTCAATTATGATAATCCTGATTTTAATGCACACCGTCAATTCGCATTTTTACGTAGAGGGAAAAAAACGTTGCTGGTAATCGTGGTTAATTTTTCTTCCCGTCCTGTCTCGGTAAAAGTGAATATACCGGCTCATGCCTTTTCGGTCATGGCTTTACAGGAAGGAATATTCAAATGTGAAGAATTATTGTCGGGGGATGAAGATACTAAAAAAATATATCCCGATATGCCTTTTGAAACGAGAGTTGACGCATACGGAGCTGTCGTATGGAAAGCCGTTCAAAAAAATATAGGAGTAGAGATAAAAAAATAA
- a CDS encoding TolB-like translocation protein, with protein MKKPILALLVFASQLAFSQGISVVSNEQLPIPSGSNYLPVLSPAGDFLVLTNSDMNGLQKYDLATKKMTTLTTDKGSGFGVEISSDGSTVVYRNREYKGKLRYTTLKSVNVNTGKKSELVKATRDLQGVAVKEGTVLAVNDGKLLSKKMSGSKLSRIPAVASIKDGQLYVTVDGTTRQVSPAGTEVSYLWPSVSPDGKKLLYYVMDYGKAYVSNLDGSNPVSLGVMRAPKWMGNDWTVGMVDYDNGEIVTSSKIVAVSANGKVRTDLTDESSISMYPCASADASKIVYNTADGKVFLMQVKTTK; from the coding sequence ATGAAAAAACCTATCTTAGCGTTGCTCGTATTCGCGAGTCAGCTGGCTTTTTCTCAGGGAATATCGGTTGTCAGCAATGAACAGCTTCCTATTCCTTCCGGGAGCAATTATCTTCCGGTATTGAGTCCTGCCGGAGATTTCCTGGTTTTGACGAATAGTGACATGAATGGCCTTCAAAAGTATGATTTGGCTACGAAGAAAATGACGACTTTGACGACGGACAAAGGTTCCGGATTCGGAGTTGAGATTTCTTCCGACGGAAGTACTGTTGTTTACCGGAACCGCGAGTATAAAGGAAAGCTTCGTTACACGACACTGAAAAGTGTGAATGTAAATACCGGAAAGAAAAGTGAACTGGTAAAAGCTACCCGTGATCTTCAGGGCGTTGCAGTAAAAGAAGGTACTGTATTAGCTGTTAACGACGGAAAACTTCTGTCTAAAAAAATGTCCGGTAGCAAGTTGTCCCGTATACCGGCAGTTGCCAGTATTAAAGACGGGCAACTCTATGTAACCGTAGACGGTACTACCCGTCAGGTATCCCCTGCCGGAACCGAGGTAAGTTACCTTTGGCCTTCGGTTTCTCCCGACGGAAAAAAATTACTTTATTATGTTATGGATTACGGCAAAGCTTATGTAAGCAATCTGGATGGTAGTAATCCCGTTTCATTAGGTGTAATGCGTGCACCGAAGTGGATGGGTAATGACTGGACGGTAGGTATGGTCGATTATGATAACGGTGAAATTGTTACATCTTCCAAGATCGTTGCCGTAAGTGCGAATGGCAAAGTTCGTACCGATTTGACCGATGAATCATCCATATCTATGTATCCCTGTGCATCGGCCGATGCTTCGAAAATCGTATATAATACGGCCGACGGTAAAGTGTTCCTGATGCAAGTAAAAACCACAAAATAA
- a CDS encoding L-threonylcarbamoyladenylate synthase, which produces MEEDIKKACEIMEGGGIILYPTDTIWGIGCDATNEKAVKRVYDIKKRADNKAMIVLTDRPSKLEFYIREVPDIAWDLLDAADKPLTVIYDGARNLAPNLIGEDGSIGIRITKEEFSKKLCERFRKAVVSTSANISGEAAPKCFADITDEIKNAVDYVVTIRRDENAPAKPSSIIKLGTGGIIKIIRD; this is translated from the coding sequence ATGGAGGAAGACATAAAGAAAGCTTGTGAAATTATGGAGGGGGGAGGTATTATTTTATACCCTACCGACACCATTTGGGGAATCGGTTGCGATGCAACTAATGAAAAAGCGGTAAAACGGGTATATGACATAAAAAAAAGAGCTGATAATAAAGCAATGATCGTATTGACTGACCGGCCTTCGAAGCTCGAGTTTTATATCCGTGAAGTTCCTGATATTGCTTGGGACTTACTGGATGCGGCAGACAAACCTCTTACCGTAATTTATGACGGGGCCCGTAACCTGGCACCGAACCTTATCGGGGAAGACGGAAGCATAGGCATACGTATAACTAAAGAAGAATTCTCAAAAAAATTATGCGAACGTTTTCGTAAAGCGGTCGTTTCTACTTCGGCAAATATCAGCGGAGAAGCTGCTCCAAAATGTTTTGCCGATATAACGGATGAAATTAAAAATGCAGTGGATTACGTTGTAACCATACGCAGGGACGAAAACGCACCTGCAAAACCATCCAGTATTATTAAACTGGGAACCGGTGGTATTATAAAAATCATACGCGATTGA